A portion of the Rhodococcus pseudokoreensis genome contains these proteins:
- a CDS encoding SRPBCC family protein, with protein sequence MSKNFEIRREVVLNAGPEDVFAAVTTGTGGWMFPTELDPGVGNEGPDDPAVVEWEPPQKFAVRQEGPDGWFNALEYLIEARDGGTAALRYVHSGIFTDDWDAQYDGADKHTTFYLHSLGQYVRYFAGRAATYIATGGPAASADPGAMTTLRGALGLSDTSTAGDTVTVDVPGFGTVDGVVDYLTPHFIGIRTGDALYRFYGRNAFGGTVDAAHHLFAAGADQEKSQDAWKSWLDDVFA encoded by the coding sequence ATGTCGAAGAATTTCGAGATCCGCCGCGAAGTCGTCCTGAACGCCGGCCCCGAGGACGTGTTCGCCGCCGTCACCACCGGCACCGGCGGCTGGATGTTCCCCACCGAACTCGATCCCGGGGTCGGCAACGAGGGACCCGACGACCCCGCCGTCGTCGAGTGGGAGCCGCCGCAGAAGTTCGCGGTCCGCCAGGAGGGACCCGACGGCTGGTTCAACGCCCTCGAGTACCTCATCGAGGCGCGCGACGGCGGCACGGCAGCGCTGCGCTACGTGCACAGCGGCATCTTCACCGACGACTGGGACGCGCAGTACGACGGCGCCGACAAGCACACCACGTTCTACCTCCACAGTCTCGGCCAGTACGTCCGGTACTTCGCGGGCCGCGCGGCCACCTACATCGCGACCGGCGGCCCGGCGGCCTCCGCCGATCCCGGCGCGATGACCACGCTCCGCGGGGCGCTCGGCCTGTCCGACACGTCGACCGCCGGCGACACCGTCACCGTCGACGTCCCCGGATTCGGCACGGTGGACGGTGTCGTCGACTACCTGACGCCGCACTTCATCGGAATCCGGACCGGCGACGCGCTGTACCGGTTCTACGGCCGCAACGCATTCGGTGGAACGGTCGACGCGGCGCACCACCTGTTCGCCGCGGGCGCCGACCAGGAGAAGTCGCAGGACGCGTGGAAGTCCTGGCTGGACGACGTCTTCGCCTGA